The Arachis ipaensis cultivar K30076 chromosome B07, Araip1.1, whole genome shotgun sequence genome includes a window with the following:
- the LOC107606538 gene encoding UPF0481 protein At3g47200-like: MENDVAIELEAMLEKAQPLFTTESCCIYKVPSLLRQSNEDAYTPVLVSIGPLHHGNSRLVTMEGHKQFFCQHFIKRSEASLTDLVSCVKQLEPQIRACYSEKIELTVDELVKVIFIDCCFVIDLFLIDEWVINDDVIHSKSWMSNLVMQDLTLLENQIPFFVFEKIYNLAFASPVNVGVPPSFMRLAFGIFKIHNHQGVSPPSDGRTIAHFTDLVRYLYLPPSHRIPSRNPVPLVIGHSASELVEAGVKFTVNKHGIGILDLEFEHGILKIPHIVVHDFTEVWLRNIVALEQCHYPDDHYIADYVNFLTRLVNRDKDADVLIEAGIIWSTISGNDTSLAKLFNDVDKNFIASNVNVNYLKICDDLKAYYKHPFHTKIATLKLTLRRDYFTTPWKTATSIAGIVLLVLTFVQTKCSILQV, from the coding sequence ATGGAGAATGATGTAGCTATAGAGCTTGAAGCAATGCTGGAGAAGGCACAACCTTTGTTTACAACCGAAAGTTGCTGCATCTACAAGGTTCCCAGTCTACTCCGCCAATCAAACGAAGATGCATACACCCCGGTGCTTGTTTCAATTGGCCCTCTGCATCACGGGAATTCCAGACTGGTAACTATGGAAGGGCACAAACAGTTTTTTTGTCAACATTTCATTAAAAGATCGGAGGCAAGTTTGACCGATTTGGTGAGTTGCGTGAAACAATTGGAACCACAAATTCGTGCATGTTACTCGGAGAAAATCGAGCTCACAGTAGATGAATTGGTGAAGGTGATATTCATAGACTGTTGTTTCGTAATTGATCTTTTCCTCATAGATGAGTGGGTAATAAATGATGATGTCATCCATTCAAAATCGTGGATGAGTAATCTGGTAATGCAAGATTTGACATTACTTGAGAATCAGATTCCTTTTTTTGTCTTTGAGAAGATATACAATCTAGCTTTTGCTTCTCCCGTTAATGTTGGTGTACCCCCTTCATTTATGAGGCTTGCTTTTGGTATATTTAAAATTCACAACCACCAAGGAGTGTCACCACCTTCGGATGGTAGAACTATAGCACACTTCACTGATCTGGTTAGATACTTGTACTTGCCACCATCTCATAGAATACCTTCAAGGAACCCTGTACCGTTAGTTATTGGTCACAGTGCATCTGAGTTAGTTGAAGCAGGAGTCAAGTTCACAGTAAATAAACACGGCATTGGCATACTAGACTTGGAATTTGAACATGGTATTCTTAAAATCCCGCATATTGTAGTACATGATTTCACTGAAGTTTGGTTGAGGAACATCGTGGCTTTGGAGCAGTGTCACTATCCTGATGACCACTACATCGCTGACTACGTTAACTTCCTTACTCGACTTGTCAACAGAGACAAGGATGCGGATGTCCTCATTGAAGCTGGAATAATTTGGAGTACGATAAGTGGTAATGATACTTCATTGGCTAAGCTATTTAACGATGTTGATAAAAATTTTATAGCGTCAAATGTCAATGTTAATTATCTCAAAATTTGTGATGATTTGAAAGCTTATTACAAGCATCCTTTTCACACTAAAATAGCAACTCTCAAACTTACTCTCAGACGTGATTATTTTACCACTCCATGGAAGACAGCAACTTCTATTGCTGGAATTGTATTACTCGTTCTTACTTTTGTTCAGACTAAATGTTCTATTCTCCAAGTTTAA
- the LOC107606537 gene encoding UPF0481 protein At3g47200-like: MENDVAKEVEAMLEKAQPLFTTKSCCIYKVPHQIRQSSEDAYTPVLVSIGPLHHGNSRLVTMEGHKQFYCQHFIQRSEASLTDLVSCVQQLEPQIRACYSEKIELTVDELVKVIFIDCCFVIDLFFRDYERTTEDDVIFSKDWVWNRVSDDLILLENQVPLFVVEKIYNLAFASRLHGGGFPSFMRLAISYFSYFNKQGVLAPTSNSIAHFTDLIRYFILPPSHKRPLRNDGPLVLGHSAFELVEAGLKFQVNKSSHGCILDLEFEHGILKIPHIIVDDFTEVWLRNIVALEQCHYPRHHYISDYVSFLAQLVNTNKDADVLIKARIIQSNVSGHDTSVAKLFRDVDKNIIVVNHNANYLQICNDLNAFYEHPCRTKITTLRRDYFTTPWKTAASIAGIVLLLLTVIQTVCSILQLIHS, from the coding sequence ATGGAGAATGATGTAGCTAAAGAGGTTGAAGCAATGCTGGAGAAGGCACAACCTTTGTTTACAACCAAAAGCTGCTGCATCTACAAAGTGCCCCATCAAATCCGCCAATCAAGCGAAGATGCATACACCCCGGTGCTTGTTTCAATTGGCCCTCTGCATCACGGAAATTCTAGACTGGTAACCATGGAAGGGCACAAACAGTTTTATTGTCAACATTTCATTCAAAGATCGGAGGCAAGTTTGACCGATTTGGTGAGTTGCGTGCAACAATTGGAACCACAAATTCGTGCATGTTACTCGGAGAAAATCGAACTCACAGTAGATGAATTGGTGAAGGTGATATTCATAGACTGTTGCTTCGTAATTGATCTTTTTTTCAGAGATTATGAGCGGACAACAGAGGATGATGTTATCTTCTCAAAAGATTGGGTTTGGAATCGGGTAAGCGATGATTTGATATTACTTGAAAATCAGGTTCCTTTGTTTGTTGTTGAGAAAATATACAATCTAGCTTTTGCTTCTCGCTTACATGGTGGTGGATTCCCTTCATTTATGCGGCTTGCTATTAGTTATTTTTCATATTTCAATAAACAAGGAGTGTTAGCACCGACTAGTAACAGTATAGCACACTTCACTGATCTGATTAGATACTTCATCTTGCCACCATCTCATAAAAGACCTTTAAGGAACGATGGACCCTTAGTCCTTGGTCACAGTGCATTTGAGTTAGTTGAAGCAGGACTGAAGTTCCAAGTAAATAAATCAAGTCATGGCTGCATACTTGACTTGGAATTTGAGCATGGTATCCTTAAAATTCCACACATTATAGTAGATGATTTCACTGAAGTTTGGTTGAGGAACATTGTGGCTTTGGAACAGTGTCACTATCCTCGACATCACTACATCTCTGACTACGTTTCCTTCCTTGCTCAACTTGTCAACACAAACAAGGATGCGGATGTCCTCATCAAAGCTCGAATAATTCAGAGCAATGTAAGTGGTCATGACACTTCAGTAGCTAAGCTATTCAGAGATGTTGATAAGAATATTATAGTGGTAAATCATAATGCCAATTATCTCCAAATTTGCAATGACTTGAATGCTTTTTACGAACATCCCTGCCGCACTAAAATAACAACTCTGAGACGCGATTATTTCACCACTCCATGGAAGACAGCAGCTTCCATTGCTGGAATTGTATTGCTCCTTCTTACTGTTATTCAGACTGTATGTTCCATTCTCCAGCTAATTCATTCTTAA